AGCAATCTGTCTTTCTTGCGACAAATAGCAGGATGATCATTGAAATCAAGACACCGAAATGAATATTCGTGAGatcaaaacatttaattaatttctttggtTTCATTCACTAGTTCGTTTCCATCTAATCTTATGTTTTCTCGACTTTTTCTCCTTCTCCTCTATCCCTCTCCCCGTCATCTTTTCTTAAGTCTCAAATTTATGCTTCTCGTTTTTTATGAACTTTTTGTCTTCAACGTTGCAAAATATTCGTTTTACCAGGGCAATGGGGAAGACCATTTGTTACTGCTGGGGCCTTTTTGGGGGTAACTACTGGAGTTTTTGGTTCTGTAGTCGATTCAATGGGAGATTACTACGCATGTGCAAGGATATCATCAGCGCCAAAACCTCCTAATCATGCTGTAAACAGGGGTATATTGATAGAAGGTATTGCCTGTATATTTGCTGGTGCATGGGGCACAGGCTTGGGAGTGGCTTCTTACAGCGAATGTATTGGAAACATTGGACTTACCAAGGTCAGTATGACGTTTTAAAGATCCATGAACAATAGGAAATATCACTACCCGGGGGACATCATAcatatttggtgggtatgctcccctaaATTTAGAGGTGGTGGGGATTTTGGGAGCTGACAACGTAtcagtaaaagggggtcttttggagctacgAACAAATAAAATGGGATAATTTGGAGCTACGAacaatcaaaatcaagggtctttcttgactTCCTGGTTAAAAATCGCATGCAAACATCCAGACATGTGAAGAATGAGCAATTTAGTGCCTTTTAGAgcagaaatgatcaaaatcaagggtcttttggagcaaTATTTTTGTCAAGTTTAGGGAGTCTTTCGGAGCTGAGAAATTCTAAATGAGAGggctttccgggggagcatatccgtGTGGTCATTTGTGCACCCCCCACTCATTTGTGCACACCCCACTCACACGGAATATTACTAgcatattataaatttataaCGACCGTCAAAGAGGTCAAGTACAATTGGTAATAATCAATAGACTTTTGATTTAACACTCCTAGACATGGTAGATAACATTACTGGAATGTTTCTTTTATCGTATTTGAAAGatgaatgaaaaaataataaatgttggtatttatacagcgcctttcacatgtgcacatgtaccaaagcgctttatatTTATTCCGCTGTTGTTAGAATATGCCCGGGATAATTTAGTCAGCTGCCATACagtgcccaaggcatgctcatacctttgggcggcgctcaatggacaacattcataacagctccccatttcacccctggggagagaggcaagtaaggtaaagcgccttacccaagagcacaacacgatggcaccaccaagactcgaactcgcaatccaccgattacaaggcagagcccgttCCGCTGCACCAACGTGCACCACGATTCTATATGTCTAGGATGCAACACTTGCCATCTTAGTCATGAAAATTGAGAAAAGCACACATTGTGTTTCACAAGGGTCTATTGTCGGTCCAAACATTCTTAAACCACCAGTCGAAATATTTGCTTTCAGGTTGGTAGCCGAACTGTTGCTCAGGTGGCCGGTGTGGTTATGATAATCTTGGCATTTTTCTCTAAGATTGGTGCTCTATTTGCTACTATGCCACACACAATCATTGGCGGCTCTCTTCTTATCGGCGCATGTAAGTTAATCATCTCGCCTTAATGGGCAAACCTCAGCTTGTTATAGATACTCAGTGGcattttatggaaatgttttaCTACTGCATTAGTGATTTATTTTGTTGAGGGTTCATGCCACTAGATCAATCTGTGAAGCGGCGTTCAACTTATGTTAAGGAGTCTTCATGAATAAACTCATAGTCATGTATAGCTGTATGCATCTTAGCTCTAGCATAGAGCCTCTGCTAACCATAATACAAGCAAATAAGGTCTGCTACTACCATGCCATATCCACAAGTATAAATCTGAGTTCTACGCTGCGCACCTCGATGTCGGCGCTATGCGAATGACATATTGGATCAATAATTGTATGCAAATTTAGTTGGATGTTTGGCAATATAAAGCGGCAGTTTGATACAAAACCAAAGGTCTTATAATCAACAGTTGTAGGCACATTTTCATCATATttgtaaataaatatatcaaatgaTTATTTTGTTTTCAGCCCTGGCAATTGGAGTAGGTTTATCCCATCTACAATTCATCGATCTAAATAGCACTCGTAATTTGCTGGTGGTTGGGTTTTCACTCAGTGGTGGTTTTGGGATTCCACTGTGGTTGTTAATGCATCCTCACGCGATTCAAACAGGTTATTATACTTAtacatcgagggttgagagccagaaattcTCAACTCACAACCACTTGCTCCCACAAAATAAGCATACAGTCGCCAGGGCACTGTAGAAGATatagtccattaatcatgacaaaattcaatagaaaacaaaagacattgtgggggaaatattgatttttgaagaccaaagcacgGAGCCAACTTTATACTCACTTTGTGGGAGCTGGTCATGgtgctttctggttctgaaccctcgacatggacttttcagcatgttcaggtaAAACAATCGTTAGAACATCATTTTTTGGCATATGGAAAGGTATTAGACTATGATTAGTATTAGGTCTACGAATAATAGCCTTACTGATTACGAACCGAAAATAAAAATCATCTCCATTTATGTAACAAACCTTCATTGCTCATATCATATAAACGTGTAGGTTCATCTGATTTAGACAGCGTCTTGGCAATTGCTTTAACAAATGATGTTTTCGTTGGAGGAATGATAGGTTTCTTCTTGGACAATACTATTCCTGGTAGGTACAATAGCTTTTTCGACTTGTATAAGTACCTTTCAAACCACAAGTAAACAATACGACCTAATTTAAAGGTGGTTCAAAATGTCGGTTGAAGTGTACTAAGGACGCGTAGAAGGGTCGTAAACAagatatttaggcctaattaCTGATTTTCAGTAACAGCTAGTAACTTGAGCATCTTACGTCAAAAGAGCTATCACAATGACGACTGACCTGAGTTGTAGGTAACTTGTTATCTCAATATTTTTATATGATGCTGCGATGCCGATTTTCCCACATTTCGGCAGGTCTtcatttttgtgcaaaatgtCGAGATGCCGATTTGCCTATAACTCGACAAGTCGTCACTTTGTTGCAAAACACCAAGATGCCGAGTTGCCTATTACTCGGTAAGTAGTCATTTTGGTATGCCTAGATAACGAGTTGTCTACAACTCTCAGATAGGTGTATCCTTGGTATAAGATATGAGACCAGTGTAAATACAACATTGAGCAAGCAGCTTTCGAAATGAACCTGTACGATATGTCAATAGAATATATCTTTACTAGGTTAATTCCGTGCTCGAAGGATAAATCTGCAAATCGTCATTTTTAAGTAAGATGTTGAGATGTGAACTCGGCAATATCGAGATATCGAGTTTATCATTGATTTTAGCTTTTCATATCACTCAACtggataaataaattttaaaaacttgacaCACTGTTTTcatcaaaactataatatatgaTAGTCATATGAAGTAAGACAAAATTTAATTCCCAGTTTTAATTGCCAATCTCACATTTTCAAATTATTAATGCCAATTTCACAGGCAAATCTTAGCTGTAACGTTCCTGCTACTTTCAGGTACCTTAGAAGAGCGTGGTATCCTGCAATGGTTAGAAGCAGCGGATGAAAATGACCCGACTCTAAGCTCTATAAAAGGTTACGATCTTCCGTTTGGTATGAACTACATAAGACGATCAGCACTTTGGAGATATTTACCCTTTAGTCCAACATTCCAAGGTTTTCCATGGGATAAGGATTCAGTGATCCTATCCAAAGGTAAATATTGTACATGGAATAGAATTCATGATTGTACTCTGTAAAACTAGTTTTTTAATGAATACAAATACACCAAAAACATGAAATGCGGTCGTATTATACAGGGAAGaaattcttaagggatctggaatgagcgttttgagcgtttcgacagtattttttgtgggacatgagagcacatcatacatatcgaattgcaatctgaatacgaagaatgtctttatgatatcaaataattttcattttttgaaattcatgatataatataaattttatgacaaattatttgaataatttgtaatattttaataaaatatcaaattttaacaaatttgatatttttcacatttttgatatataacactcctcgaagtaaattttaaagtgtatgttgctgggaggaaaatccgaccatcaattgaaaattttgacctttcatattgaagattgttTGAaggattttttggtgttttgggaacaaatccatatcttcaatacgaaaggtcaaaattttcaaatgatcgtcggcttttcatcccacctacatacacttaaagtataaatcatcagatttataaagttcgagtactgttaaatatcaaaaatatcaatttttaattatttgccataaaatgtgtattacattgcgaatttcaaaaatatcaaaattatttgatatcagaaggacattcttcgtattcagaatgcaattcggtatgtctaatgtgctctcatgtcccacaataaatactgtccaaacgttcataccccatcccttaagggaaTCTCCAAACGAGGTCTCGAGGAACTGACGGTCTGCACAACATGTGGAAGGATAGGTCTTTAGAGTTAACAAATCAGGTACTTTAAGGTTTTAAGAAACAATTAAATCCGCGTTAGAGAGGAAACCCCGCCAGATCAGCTTTTCTGGGGTTAGCCAAATCTGCCTGGTTATCAAGTTGATCAGTGACAAgtatatttctaaaatttgataGGTGcgaattgatgcaataacattaaaacatcaattagcacctatcaAATCCAGAGTGAAAAATGTGGGATTTCGTTAAAAAGGGGGCCCTAACTAAATAGAGCAAGTATGATCTGAGATCAAATGGTATCATGCTACATGTATAGCAGAGTGATTCATCAGAAGAATACATATGTGTGAAGTGGTGACGAAATGATATCAAAGGTTTAAAGCCAGAAGCATCTATGTCCAAAATTACatattactcatttcggcaacaaatggatggttatgCCCTCCATTTGTGGATaactaactgtttaagtgactgtatataccccaaagtcacttacatttaaaTTTTATGGAGGGCAGAAGTAatcgtccatttgttgccgaaatgagtaacatgtaattttgGACATAGATGGTTCAGGCTTGAAGCCCTCGATATAATCTCTGAATGTGCTGGAGGACTGGCTGCCTGTTCAAAATTAAATGTGGatgtcaaaataatatttttggggGACATACGAGGGTCATTGAAATGTTCTGTTTCCAccctcatatctcagcttctgcataTAGTAGCCCTTTCATATTTTCCATGATTATAACTTAGGGCATAACAGTAAAAATTGGATACTAgtgtatttttttaaaagttaaaatgcattttagTACTTTTCATATTAATGTTTGGTTACACATGTGATTTTAATTTAGTTTTTTTACGGTTTCCCGTGTATCAAATATGATTTTGGTTCtgaggtcacctacaaaaatctaTTAATATACACTCCATTGTATAATCATGCTAAGTTTGCAGAAGTTACCATATAGCCTACAGAACAAAAGTTATAAAAGAGGAAGTAGAACTTATTGAATAAACTGCGTTGGTACTTAGCGTAGAAACGAAACACTCACAAGAATAATGTAATAGTTTGTAATGCCGTAATGGAaatttatataaacatctcaaaaaagcaagtaaccccccttaaataatggcctttATTCAAAATCGGGCTATTGtaatacaaatctgtaaaatgcgttggaagtagaatttatgtctgcgtattttgacacctcacttGATACGAtaacccagaaaacaataaaacacaatttaatgtagtgaggtcctgATCTGAAAGttacacttacaacaatacaaaaacactcagattatCATTACTcagatttcttttcattttacaaaatgtgcagaaataaattctgcttccaacgcattttacagatttgtggtACAATTGCTCGTTTTTGAATaatagtcattatttaaggggggctaGTTACTCTTTTTGAGATAtgtaaagaaatttaaatgaagaGTTTTGACAAATTGTTTTTCTTCTGGTTTTGCCTAGATGATACTAAAGTTCAGAATGCTGATATCCAATTGGATGTGAACGACGAGTGTGAAGACCAATCAATCTAACTTGGACATGACGACTAGACAGAAATATATTAAAGATCATATTGGTAGTATTTAAGGATTATAGGACAATTGAAGTAGGTAATGGGGTCGCGCATTATATATGATGCACAAGAACATTTACATACGATGtggaaacgaaagaaagaaaagttAACCCATAGTGTTTTAATTAGATTTAATTAGACAACTTATAAATGGCCTGCGCATCATTGAACCAAAACCAAGAGCATGTGCCGGCATGGGGCTCGTAAGCTTGTAACTGATGCTTAATCATCACCAGCATATTATAAGTAGTTAATGGGGTTACGTATCCTGTACAAGAACATTATAAGGCCAAAAAGAGTACTCAAAATGTTCAAACTCAAAACTAACATTCAACACGCCATGACTATGTTTACTAATTATATGTATTAATTACACAATTATATCCATCAAATgcttataaaatataatgatTCTGCAtaccacaatagaaatatcaataATTTCTGCTAGTTGTATTCAAAATAAAGTACTGATTGAGGCAATATGGCTGTTACAAGTGAAacatggtgaaatcaaaacggatattctaacaaaactataatatatagactcGTGCGATGTGCTTtatagcgaactatattagttaAAATAATATAAACGCTAAAaagtccccccaaaaaaaaagtatatCAAAGCACTatggttttatctgacattactaAATGACCGATGTATCTCAgaattgttttgatttcaacatgtaGCAATCGACTTCCAGCacaactatgcataacaatagagagTTGTGAGTAGCGTTCTGAGTAAATGACTCTAGCTAAATGTGTTTGACCAATTTGTTCAGTCAAATAACCGTGCCACAGTATACAACTTTATTATTCAAGTTGAAAACCCGAGAAGGAAACGCTAACAGGCAAATTCTCCAATACGTCATTTGAATTATAATTTGTTTAGACAATGATACATTCCATTTCGAAAAAATCCCGAAAGCCATTGCGATTGAAACCCCAGATGCAGCATGCTGATGCGCACATTGCTTTATTGGCTACTGCGCAATGTACACTAATAGCCAGAATATAGTCAAGTGACTCtaaaagtggagtaaactagcactgactctcaaaaggagtcacctgactgtcacaagagtcagttgactctacccgtggagtcaattgactctacattcgtcgacggagtcaagaaatttatgacacTGCAAGAGAGTCGGACTCTGGAATAGTTTGGCCGTTGACGCGCGttgtatattctcccattcctaaGGGTTCAGCCTAAATTTCGTCATCCTGTCGTCTGACAGGATGAAGAAAtatggcgtgaaactcaaagtaaagtctcctattccggcATCTTTATGTACATGggtatcattattttgtgctaATTCAGAactgtcggagtgaccctgtaatggagttAGAGTGACTCTATAattggagtctgggttactctagaagcagagtGCAACCACtatgcgactctatgtctaaaatgactccatattggagtcaaatgactcctgtgtagagtcatcaacggtgactcttccgcggagtcaagaaatttatgactcttcaaggtaGTCAGATTACTttcaatatggagtcattttagaggtaccctgactccagtttggctttcagtgcacGCATCTATCGAAAAGAATTATGGGATATACCAAAAAGGTGTATTAGTATGATGAGAGTTATGTCTTTTTGAAGATATCTGTCAATTGTTGTGTTCAGAAATCATAAATTATGACCTAGGGTGACAAATATGTTAGCCACATCTGGAGATAGAGTTAATGACCTAAAATGTTCGCCGCCCCGACAGGCTATAATTCCACAATAATACTTACCTTTGTTGCATGTATGAATACAAATGTTTGACATATTGGGCAAAATGCTGTATAGCCAGGAATATGTTGTACGCGTGCACATTGGAATGGGCGAGTTTACGGGTGGGGTATGTGCGGTTTTGTGAGAGATTATTTTAggtagtcatgtcttccataggggcgtatggatttcaactggaatagctcaataaacCAACTCTATGGTGCGTTTCTTTGTGTTCTAGAATTTCACAATCTCATCAATTCAATAACTTTATATGACATAAATATGAGTCGATGTTGATGCACACAACTCGAAAGATATTATAAAAGTCACGTCAAATTACAAATCaaataattcaaaaatattacTCTCTTCAGCTTCATTATTTTCTAACAA
This DNA window, taken from Amphiura filiformis chromosome 16, Afil_fr2py, whole genome shotgun sequence, encodes the following:
- the LOC140136566 gene encoding solute carrier family 23 member 1-like — encoded protein: MGDYYACARISSAPKPPNHAVNRGILIEGIACIFAGAWGTGLGVASYSECIGNIGLTKVGSRTVAQVAGVVMIILAFFSKIGALFATMPHTIIGGSLLIGASLAIGVGLSHLQFIDLNSTRNLLVVGFSLSGGFGIPLWLLMHPHAIQTGSSDLDSVLAIALTNDVFVGGMIGFFLDNTIPGTLEERGILQWLEAADENDPTLSSIKGYDLPFGMNYIRRSALWRYLPFSPTFQGFPWDKDSVILSKDDTKVQNADIQLDVNDECEDQSI